One part of the Rutidosis leptorrhynchoides isolate AG116_Rl617_1_P2 chromosome 1, CSIRO_AGI_Rlap_v1, whole genome shotgun sequence genome encodes these proteins:
- the LOC139870766 gene encoding uncharacterized protein codes for MTANLTPITEEDTNSPNHPLFLHQNDRPGLILISKKLTGSENYSSWRRSMTIALNAKNKLKFVTGGLAEPELTSSDRALCDRNNDMIISWILNTISDQISNSLSFANTVAALWKELQEHYSQLDGHRIYQLTNDIAHLKQIDCVVEIYYQKLKGFWDELDALESPYTCTCSCTCENGKTNGERDQRKRLMQFLMGLDECYSIIRGQILLMQPLPMVAKAYSMIRQEEKQRECNIVKASTSVTLSSYSNNRTYSSSANKWNTNNSSNATSNRTTNTYERKSQFKKGVFCGNCGLEGHNKEECYKIVGYPVGHPLHGKIKLQSKPPYTKTVNSMTTNDDTEPAEMAMNARMHQLQNQLNQVLLMMQSSQSAQSNDSNTFSAGTHRLIASHISVQKYRLIANVISHLTNAWVIDSGATDHVSTSLNLMHNIQHYSKPIYVTLPNGHNTKVTQYGSVNINSAITIHDVFYIPSFSYNLLSVSKMSNHLPLDILFTPLSCYFQDHNKRIAHGTLCNGLYVIQQTASPSSHIINQSTTNSSSTSSALLWHSRLGHSSFNVIKQIKTATYIINRLPSKPLHNKSPYELLYNHPPDLTHLRIIGCQANVHTHSTDKFNPRSIPSALLGYSKTQKGYILYDLTTHKVFTSRHVTFNEQNFPFKQLNTTSNTTSMPYEIQSTLPHSEKHQSSNSPLQSNSNEDSVNHSSSTTQSPSITSTPNPPLSTNSTPVHTSTQHTSSSPTQENPNSTPNETTTVNTSNHITPPLPRKSQRTHQISTKYNDYQLSLPTFNNISKYHYSKYINYSNFTTPNTRHLINSINSILEQHHILKHVRMSNGQKL; via the exons ATGACTGCCAATCTCACTCCGATAACCGAGGAGGACACAAATTCACCAAATCATCCTCTATTTCTTCATCAAAATGATCGTCCTGGTCTGATTCTCATATCGAAGAAGCTAACTGGATCTGAAAACTACAGCTCATGGAGGAGATCCATGACGATTGCACTGAATGCCAAAAACAAGTTGAAATTTGTCACAGGAGGTCTTGCTGAACCTGAATTAACTTCAAGCGATAGAGCACTATGTGATCGAAACAATGACATGATAATCTCTTGGATACTAAACACCATATCTGATCAGATAAGTAATTCTTTGAGCTTTGCTAATACTGTTGCTGCTTTGTGGAAAGAATTACAAGAACATTATTCACAATTAGATGGCCACAGGATATATCAATTAACAAATGATATAGCACATTTGAAACAAATTGACTGTGTTGTTGAGATCTATTATCAGAAACTCAAAGGCTTCTGGGATGAACTTGATGCTTTGGAGTCACCTTATACCTGCACATGCTCATGTACCTGTGAGAATGGGAAAACAAATGGAGAGAGGGACCAAAGGAAAAGGCTAATGCAATTTCTAATGGGCCTTGATGAGTGCTATTCAATCATAAGAGGACAGATCTTATTAATGCAGCCATTACCAATGGTTGCAAAGGCTTATAGCATGATTAGGCAGGAAGAAAAGCAGAGGGAATGCAACATAGTAAAAGCATCCACCTCTGTAACTCTCTCAAGTTACAGCAACAACAGAACTTACTCTTCAAGTGCAAACAAGTGGAACACAAACAACTCTTCAAATGCAACCTCAAACAGAACTACCAACACTTATGAGAGGAAGAGTCAATTCAAGAAAGGAGTCTTTTGTGGAAATTGTGGATTGGAGGGTCACAACAAGGAGGAATGCTATAAAATAGTTGGATATCCAGTTGGACATCCATTGCATGGGAAAATCAAGCTTCAATCTAAACCACCATATACCAAAACTGTGAACTCAATGACCACAAATGATGACACTGAACCTGCAGAAATGGCAATGAATGCAAGGATGCACCAATTGCAGAATCAGCTCAATCAAGTGCTATTGATGATGCAGTCATCACAATCTGCCCAATCAAATGACTCAAACACATTCTCCGCAGGTACCCACAGACTCATAGCCTCTCATATATCTGTACAAAAATATAGGCTTATAGCTAATGTAATTTCTCATTTGACAAATGCTTGGGTTATTGATAGTGGTGCCACTGACCATGTTTCAACCTCTCTCAACTTAATGCACAATATCCAACACTACTCTAAACCTATCTATGTCACTTTACCTAATGGGCATAACACCAAAGTCACTCAATATGGTTCTGTTAACATCAACTCTGCTATTACCATCCATGATGTTTTCTATATTCCAAGTTTCTCTTATAACCTATTATCTGTTAGCAAAATGTCCAATCATTTACCACTTGATATACTCTTTACTCCTTTATCATGTTACTTTCAGGACCACAACAAGAGGATTGCTCATGGCACCCTCTGTAATGGTCTTTATGTCATTCAACAAACTGCAAGTCCATCTTCACACATCATCAACCAATCTACTACAAACTCATCTTCCACAAGTTCTGCTCTCCTTTGGCATTCAAGACTTGGTCACTCTTCTTTCAATGTAATCAAACAAATAAAAA CAGCCACTTACATCATAAACAGACTTCCATCTAAACCACTCCACAATAAAAGTCCTTATGAACTTCTCTACAACCACCCACCTGACCTAACACATCTCAGAATCATTGGATGTCAAGCTAATGTACATACACACTCTACTGACAAATTCAATCCCAGATCCATTCCTTCAGCCCTACTTGGTTATTCTAAAACTCAAAAAGGTTACATTCTTTATGATCTCACCACACACAAAGTATTCACAAGCAGACATGTCACATTTAATGAACAAAATTTCCCTTTCAAACAACTCAACACAACATCAAATACAACCTCAATGCCCTATGAAATTCAATCCACTCTTCCCCATTCTGAAAAACATCAATCATCTAATTCACCTCTTCAATCCAACTCCAATGAAGACTCagtcaatcattcatcatctaccaCTCAATCTCCTTCCATTACCTCCACTCCTAATCCACCACTATCTACCAACTCTACTCCTGTGCACACCTCCACTCAACACACTTCATCCTCACCTACACAAGAAAATCCCAATTCTACTCCTAATGAAACTACAACTGTTAATACATCCAATCACATCACTCCTCCACTTCCAAGAAAATCCCAAAGAACTCATCAAATTTCCACCAAATACAATGATTACCAACTTTCTTTACCTACTTTCAACAACATCTCCAAATACCATTACTCCAAATACATCAATTACTCCAACTTCACCACCCCTAACACAAGACATCTAATTAACTCTATCAACTCCATTCTGGAACAACATCATATACTCAAGCATGTAAGAATGAGTAATGGGCAGAAGCTATGA